A region of Bacillus cabrialesii DNA encodes the following proteins:
- the pbpC gene encoding penicillin-binding protein 3, which yields MLKKCILLVFLCVGLIGLIGCSKTDSPEDRMEAFVKQWNDQQFDEMYQSLTKDVKKEISKKDFINRYKTIYEQAGVKHLKVTAGEVDKDDKDNKTMKHIPYKVSMDTNAGKVSFKNTAVLKKEKTDDEESWNIDWDPSFIFKQLADDKTVQIMSIEPKRGQIYDKNGKGLAINTDVPEIGIVPGELGDKKDKVIKELAKKLDLTEDDIKKKLSQGWVKDDSFVPVKMVKPDQQKLVSEATSLQGVTRTNVSSRYYPYGEKTAHLTGYVRAITAEELKKKKDGTYSDTSNIGIAGLENVYEDKLRGTTGWKIYVPQTGEVIAEKKAKNGEDLHLTIDSKTQTKLYDELKDDSGTAVALQPKTGETLALVSAPSYDPNGFIFGWSDKEWKKLNEDKNNPFSAKFNKTYAPGSTMKPIAAAIGIKNGTLKADEKKIIKGKEWQKDSSWGGYSVTRVSESLQQVDLENALITSDNIYFAQNALDMGADTFTKGLKTFGFSEDIPYEFPIQQSSIANDKLDSDILLADTGYGQGQMQMSPLHLAAAYTPFVDNGDLVKPTLIKKDSQTADVWHKQVVTKEGAADITKGLKGVVEDQRGSAYQPVVKGITVAGKTGTAELKTSKDDKDGAENGWFVGYDYKNKDLLVSMMIQNVQDRGGSHYVVEKAKKLFQSN from the coding sequence ATGTTAAAAAAGTGTATTCTACTAGTATTTCTATGCGTCGGATTGATTGGGTTAATCGGATGCTCCAAGACAGATTCACCAGAGGATCGCATGGAAGCATTTGTGAAACAATGGAACGATCAGCAATTCGATGAGATGTATCAAAGCCTGACCAAAGATGTCAAAAAAGAAATCTCCAAAAAAGATTTCATCAACAGGTATAAAACCATATATGAGCAGGCAGGCGTAAAACATCTGAAAGTCACTGCGGGAGAAGTGGATAAGGACGATAAAGACAACAAGACAATGAAGCACATCCCATATAAGGTCAGCATGGATACAAATGCGGGCAAGGTCAGCTTCAAAAATACCGCTGTGCTGAAAAAAGAAAAAACAGATGATGAGGAGTCATGGAATATAGATTGGGACCCGTCGTTTATTTTCAAGCAGTTGGCTGATGACAAAACAGTGCAAATTATGAGCATTGAACCGAAACGCGGCCAAATCTATGATAAAAACGGGAAAGGCTTAGCCATCAATACAGATGTTCCTGAAATCGGAATTGTTCCCGGAGAGCTTGGCGATAAAAAAGACAAAGTCATAAAAGAGCTCGCGAAAAAGCTTGATTTAACTGAAGATGACATCAAGAAAAAGCTGAGTCAAGGCTGGGTGAAAGACGATTCATTTGTGCCGGTCAAAATGGTCAAGCCGGACCAGCAAAAATTAGTGTCTGAGGCGACGTCATTACAAGGTGTAACAAGAACGAATGTCAGCTCCCGCTACTATCCATATGGCGAAAAGACAGCCCATTTGACAGGCTATGTCCGCGCCATCACAGCGGAAGAACTGAAGAAAAAGAAAGACGGAACGTACAGCGATACGTCTAACATCGGCATCGCCGGACTTGAAAACGTGTATGAAGACAAACTAAGAGGCACAACCGGCTGGAAAATCTACGTGCCGCAAACCGGGGAAGTTATCGCTGAAAAGAAAGCGAAGAACGGCGAGGATCTTCACCTCACAATTGATAGCAAAACACAAACAAAGCTGTATGATGAACTGAAGGATGACAGCGGGACGGCAGTCGCGCTGCAGCCAAAGACAGGCGAAACACTCGCTCTTGTCAGCGCGCCTTCTTACGATCCAAACGGATTTATTTTCGGCTGGAGCGATAAGGAATGGAAAAAACTAAACGAAGATAAAAACAATCCGTTTTCAGCGAAATTTAACAAAACCTACGCGCCGGGTTCTACGATGAAACCGATTGCGGCAGCCATCGGAATCAAAAACGGCACACTAAAAGCGGATGAGAAGAAAATAATCAAAGGAAAAGAGTGGCAAAAAGATTCAAGCTGGGGCGGCTATTCAGTGACACGTGTATCTGAGAGCCTTCAGCAAGTCGATCTGGAAAATGCCCTCATTACGTCAGACAATATTTATTTCGCGCAGAACGCGCTTGATATGGGAGCGGACACCTTCACAAAAGGCTTGAAAACGTTCGGCTTCTCAGAGGATATTCCATATGAATTCCCGATCCAGCAATCGTCTATCGCAAATGACAAGCTCGATTCAGACATTCTGCTTGCGGATACAGGGTATGGACAAGGGCAAATGCAAATGTCTCCGCTTCACTTGGCAGCTGCTTACACGCCATTTGTCGATAATGGAGATCTTGTTAAACCGACACTGATCAAAAAAGACTCACAAACAGCTGATGTCTGGCATAAACAAGTGGTTACGAAAGAAGGAGCGGCAGACATTACCAAAGGTCTGAAAGGCGTTGTGGAAGACCAGCGCGGATCAGCGTATCAGCCTGTCGTAAAAGGAATCACCGTTGCCGGAAAAACAGGAACAGCCGAGCTGAAAACATCAAAAGATGATAAAGACGGTGCGGAAAATGGCTGGTTTGTCGGCTACGATTACAAAAACAAAGACCTGCTTGTCTCCATGATGATCCAAAATGTGCAGGACCGCGGCGGCAGCCACTATGTCGTTGAGAAAGCGAAAAAGCTATTTCAATCGAATTAA
- a CDS encoding aldo/keto reductase yields the protein MQRIQLAEDLQFSRVIHGLWRLNEWNYSDAELLSLIEWCIDHGITTFDHADIYGGYTCEKLFGNALALSPGLRENIELVTKCGIVLESPERPAHRSHHYNTSKSHILASVEQSLMNLRTDYIDVLLIHRPDPLMDPEGVAEAFQALKCSGKVRYFGVSNFKEHQYRMLESYLPEKLVTNQIELSAYELENVLDGTLNLCQEKRISPMAWSPLAGGKVFTGETEKDGRVRTALESVQAEIGASSMDEVMYAWLFTHPAGIMPIVGSGKRERISAAVHALAYKLDQDQWFRILTAAQGHDIP from the coding sequence ATGCAGCGTATTCAATTGGCGGAGGATCTTCAATTTTCAAGAGTCATACACGGGCTTTGGCGGCTGAATGAATGGAACTACTCAGATGCCGAGCTGCTCAGCCTCATTGAATGGTGTATCGATCACGGCATCACGACCTTTGATCATGCGGATATTTACGGAGGCTACACGTGCGAAAAACTGTTTGGAAACGCCCTTGCCCTTTCGCCCGGATTAAGGGAAAACATAGAGCTGGTCACAAAATGCGGCATCGTTCTTGAATCGCCTGAACGTCCCGCTCACAGATCGCATCATTATAACACAAGCAAATCACATATTTTGGCATCGGTTGAACAATCTCTTATGAATCTAAGAACCGATTATATCGATGTGCTGCTGATTCACAGGCCGGACCCGCTCATGGATCCGGAGGGAGTAGCAGAGGCGTTTCAGGCGCTGAAATGCTCCGGGAAGGTCAGGTACTTCGGTGTTTCGAATTTTAAAGAACACCAGTATCGCATGCTGGAATCGTATTTGCCTGAGAAGCTCGTGACCAACCAGATTGAGCTTTCCGCATATGAGTTAGAAAATGTTCTGGACGGCACTCTGAACCTGTGCCAGGAAAAACGGATTTCACCGATGGCTTGGTCACCGCTGGCAGGCGGCAAAGTTTTCACTGGTGAGACGGAAAAAGACGGCCGTGTCCGCACGGCGCTCGAATCCGTTCAGGCGGAAATCGGCGCCTCATCAATGGACGAGGTGATGTACGCATGGCTGTTCACGCATCCGGCCGGCATCATGCCGATTGTCGGAAGCGGAAAACGCGAGCGAATTTCCGCCGCGGTACATGCGTTGGCATACAAGCTTGACCAAGATCAGTGGTTCCGCATTTTGACAGCCGCACAGGGTCATGATATTCCATAA
- the mtlR gene encoding mannitol operon transcriptional activator MtlR: MYMTAREQKLLKHLLLQNRYVTVTELAELMEVSTRTIHRELKSIKPLMETVGLTLDKQPGKGLKAVGSPEDKQKLLTDLSYEQHEYSADERKLLILCSLLESQEPVKLYTLAHDLQVTNATVSYDLDELEKWISPFGLTLIRKRGFGIQLIGPENAKRKIVGNLIVNRLDIQMFLEAVELNIKGKADSSEKMFGVVSKGELLKMERILFQLKEKIAFSLSDSSYIALVVHLTFAIERIQLGETITMEQTELDELKNAKEYSSALEIAGELERAFGVTIPEAEVGYITIHLRSANRKYKTEYKAQEIELETALQTKRLIAFISDKIRMDLTQNYSLYEGLIAHLEPAVSRIKENIEIYNPMKEQIKRDYFLLYMAIEEGVEKHFPGMSFSDDEIAFIVLHFGSALEIKKEEAKVKALVVCSSGIGSSKMLASRLKKELPEIQSFDMSSLIELKGKDVQAYDMIVSTVPIPYENIDYIMVSPLLNEEDANQVKQYIKRKIPLILEKKRSPKEEAHQADVPDMLAAAESIGRYMGVMQDVLRHFTLTHLKTNPDQSMLLLELFQQLKKDGLIRDPKKAAVCLAEREKQGGLGIPGTNMALYHLKNDEIVLPFFKMYDLSTSYEVNGMDGNTLSMTRILVMMAPDSLSAEGSEILSAISSAIIESGESMAGFQEEGEQELYQRLNRIFFTWMKEKNIL, encoded by the coding sequence ATGTATATGACTGCCAGAGAACAAAAGCTTTTAAAGCACTTATTATTACAAAACCGATATGTAACCGTAACTGAGCTTGCTGAGCTGATGGAAGTCAGCACGAGAACCATTCACAGGGAGCTCAAATCAATTAAGCCGCTGATGGAAACCGTCGGGCTTACGCTCGATAAACAGCCTGGCAAAGGGCTGAAGGCAGTGGGAAGTCCCGAGGATAAACAAAAGCTGCTGACCGATTTATCATATGAACAGCATGAATATAGCGCGGACGAAAGGAAACTGCTCATTCTCTGTTCTTTATTAGAGTCTCAGGAACCTGTCAAGCTGTACACGCTTGCACATGACCTGCAGGTGACGAATGCCACGGTCAGCTATGACTTAGACGAGCTGGAGAAATGGATCTCTCCCTTCGGATTGACACTGATCCGTAAAAGAGGCTTTGGCATCCAGCTCATAGGGCCGGAAAATGCGAAGCGTAAAATTGTCGGCAACCTAATTGTGAACCGCCTCGACATCCAAATGTTTTTGGAAGCGGTTGAATTAAACATCAAAGGAAAAGCAGATTCTTCAGAGAAAATGTTCGGCGTTGTCAGCAAAGGCGAGCTGTTAAAAATGGAGCGTATCTTATTTCAGCTGAAAGAAAAAATCGCCTTTTCATTGTCCGACAGCTCCTATATCGCGCTCGTCGTCCATCTGACGTTTGCGATCGAACGGATCCAGCTTGGAGAAACCATCACCATGGAGCAAACTGAGCTTGACGAACTGAAGAATGCCAAAGAATACAGCTCTGCTCTTGAAATCGCGGGCGAGCTTGAACGTGCCTTTGGCGTCACGATTCCGGAGGCGGAGGTCGGCTATATCACAATCCATCTTCGAAGCGCCAACCGAAAATACAAAACAGAATACAAAGCGCAGGAAATCGAACTGGAAACAGCTCTGCAAACAAAGCGGCTCATTGCTTTTATTTCAGACAAAATCAGAATGGATCTCACACAAAACTATTCTTTATATGAAGGCCTGATCGCCCACTTGGAGCCGGCCGTCAGCCGCATAAAAGAGAATATCGAAATATACAATCCGATGAAGGAACAGATCAAACGCGATTATTTTCTCCTTTATATGGCGATCGAGGAAGGCGTGGAAAAGCATTTTCCGGGCATGTCCTTTTCTGATGATGAGATCGCTTTTATCGTCCTTCACTTCGGCTCGGCTCTTGAAATCAAAAAAGAAGAAGCAAAAGTGAAAGCGCTTGTCGTCTGCTCAAGCGGGATCGGCTCTTCGAAAATGCTCGCTTCCAGACTGAAGAAAGAACTGCCGGAAATTCAATCGTTTGATATGTCATCCCTGATCGAGCTGAAGGGCAAGGACGTCCAAGCCTATGATATGATCGTTTCCACCGTTCCGATCCCTTACGAAAACATTGATTACATTATGGTCAGTCCGCTTTTAAATGAGGAAGACGCAAATCAGGTGAAGCAGTATATTAAGCGAAAAATTCCGCTCATTCTTGAGAAAAAAAGAAGCCCAAAGGAAGAAGCGCACCAAGCTGACGTGCCTGACATGCTGGCAGCGGCGGAAAGCATAGGACGGTATATGGGCGTCATGCAAGATGTGCTGCGCCACTTTACACTTACTCATCTCAAAACAAACCCTGACCAGAGCATGCTCCTGTTAGAGCTTTTCCAGCAGCTGAAGAAGGATGGCTTGATCCGAGATCCGAAAAAAGCGGCGGTTTGCTTGGCGGAGCGGGAGAAACAAGGGGGATTGGGAATCCCGGGGACAAACATGGCGCTTTATCATCTCAAAAATGATGAAATCGTCCTGCCTTTTTTCAAAATGTATGATCTCAGCACCTCTTATGAAGTGAATGGCATGGACGGAAATACCCTCAGCATGACACGCATCCTCGTGATGATGGCGCCCGATTCATTATCCGCTGAAGGCTCGGAGATTTTAAGCGCGATCAGCTCCGCCATTATTGAGAGCGGAGAAAGCATGGCGGGGTTTCAGGAAGAGGGAGAACAAGAACTGTATCAGCGGTTAAACCGCATATTTTTCACATGGATGAAAGAAAAAAACATCCTGTAA
- a CDS encoding class I adenylate-forming enzyme family protein produces the protein METLQHLILHDMPNSEEIEAVKSGAHTLTYAGYRKRINQLANALLQKGIQKGDRVALLCKNGHPASTVMFAALEIGAVVVPVSWQLKPYEMTGILKASEPKAMFYGAEFKETLDEVLPELSSLRITMETGTAYETSAEFEALFAGPDHLPETEMVSPDDTALLMFTSGTTGNPKRCMITHGGIYRYVTRSNSSTTRMKGLRFLACHPIYHTSALICIMLGTFAGTTFIFTKDQDPVHMLKVIEEEKIQSVMALPVFYTYLLEAWETHQTDLSSLVMLMTGGTKVPSSLIRRYLDIGIQLAHGYGSTEAWGISTWLPEMGMDKAASAGKPVEGVKVKVEDPQTGEELPQGEIGEIVVHTPFLFKGYEDNPEATAKVLQNGWFKTGDSGYVDEDGFIFITGRYKDVIIYGGDNVYPDQVEEVIQQIPGILETAVVGIPDPLYGEKPRAFIVTNGGQRITEEDVIAFCQERLSAYKIPEVEFVNELPKNNLGKVKKDVLRKQAVHS, from the coding sequence ATGGAAACATTACAGCATCTGATTCTGCATGACATGCCGAATAGCGAAGAAATAGAGGCTGTAAAAAGCGGAGCCCATACCCTGACATATGCAGGTTACCGCAAACGGATTAACCAGCTGGCGAATGCCCTGCTGCAAAAAGGAATTCAAAAAGGCGACCGCGTTGCATTGCTTTGCAAAAACGGTCATCCCGCATCAACTGTTATGTTCGCTGCACTTGAAATAGGTGCTGTTGTCGTACCTGTCAGCTGGCAGCTGAAACCATATGAAATGACAGGCATTTTAAAAGCAAGTGAACCGAAAGCGATGTTTTACGGAGCGGAGTTTAAAGAGACACTGGACGAGGTTCTTCCTGAGCTGTCTTCACTCCGTATTACGATGGAAACAGGAACAGCTTACGAGACATCTGCTGAGTTTGAAGCTCTGTTCGCGGGACCTGATCATTTGCCCGAAACTGAAATGGTTTCTCCTGATGACACAGCGCTTCTGATGTTTACGTCTGGAACGACTGGAAACCCGAAAAGATGCATGATCACACATGGCGGCATATACAGATACGTAACAAGATCCAACAGCTCAACAACACGCATGAAGGGTCTTCGTTTTCTCGCGTGCCACCCGATTTATCATACGAGTGCGCTCATTTGCATCATGCTTGGAACCTTTGCGGGAACGACTTTCATTTTTACAAAGGATCAAGATCCTGTTCATATGCTGAAGGTCATTGAAGAAGAAAAAATTCAGAGTGTGATGGCTCTTCCTGTGTTTTACACGTACTTGCTTGAAGCGTGGGAAACGCACCAAACCGACTTATCTTCGCTTGTGATGTTGATGACAGGCGGAACAAAAGTGCCGAGCAGCCTGATCCGCCGCTACCTTGATATCGGCATTCAGCTCGCGCACGGCTATGGAAGCACTGAGGCTTGGGGAATCAGCACATGGCTGCCTGAGATGGGAATGGATAAAGCGGCATCTGCGGGGAAACCTGTGGAAGGTGTTAAAGTCAAAGTCGAAGATCCTCAGACGGGAGAAGAACTCCCTCAAGGAGAAATCGGCGAAATCGTTGTTCACACGCCATTCTTATTTAAAGGCTATGAAGACAACCCTGAAGCGACAGCGAAAGTGCTGCAAAACGGCTGGTTCAAAACCGGAGATTCAGGCTATGTGGATGAAGATGGCTTTATTTTCATCACTGGACGCTATAAGGATGTCATTATTTACGGAGGCGATAACGTCTATCCCGATCAAGTTGAGGAAGTCATCCAGCAGATCCCGGGAATCCTTGAAACAGCGGTGGTCGGTATACCAGACCCGCTGTACGGGGAAAAACCGAGAGCTTTTATCGTGACAAACGGCGGCCAGCGTATAACGGAAGAGGACGTCATCGCATTTTGTCAGGAACGCCTTTCCGCTTACAAAATCCCTGAAGTAGAATTCGTTAACGAACTGCCGAAAAATAACCTCGGCAAGGTAAAAAAAGACGTCTTGCGCAAGCAGGCCGTACATTCGTAA